GGGAGGACGGTGGGCTGACCCTCATCGACTGGGAGATGGCGATGGTCGGGGATCCGCTCTACGACCTCGTCCGGCACATGCACCTGACGCCGACGAAATCGGAGATCCGCCAGCGCATGTTCGCGCGCTGGACGAGGCAGCTGCCCGAACGATTCACCAACGGGTGGCGCGCCGATCGGCATGTGTACCGGTCCATCGAGATCGTCCGCTCGGCCTATGTGGACCTGGACCGGCTCGTCACCGGCGCGGGACTCGACGCCCCCAACGTGCTGCGAGCCGTGGGCACGTACGCGACCACGCTGCACAAGGCCCTGGCATGGCTGGGAATGCCCCCGGGCCGGACGAACCCCTACCTTGCCCGGGCGTTGCCGAGTGGGGACCATGGGCATCCGGAGACTGCTGGAGTCCCCACCGGAGTGTGAACGCCCTGTGGATGCCCTGGCCTTGAGGAGGGCTCGTATGCCCGGCCGGGGAGACGCTCTGCAACGAGCTCTGCCACCGCCTTCAGAAGCTCCTGGACGATCCCGGTCCGACGAAGCGCGTCTAGATAAGGGTGATGGTGCCGGACTTCGGCCGGCCGATGACCGTGCCCTCACGGGTGGGCGTGAACCGGGAACCGGTCGACGACCCGGAGTTCCGTCGGTCTGGGCGGGGGCTGAGCCCTCCTGACGGCCCGGGGCCGCCACCTGAAGCCGTGCGGCGGTGGTCGGCCCGTACGCTTCCCCCCATGAGTGGCGAGACCGGTGGTATGGGCCTCCGCGAGCGGAAGAAGCGGCGGATGTATCAGGCGATCTCCGAGGCGGCCATCGGGCTGTTTCTGGAGAAGGGGTTCGACAAGGTGTCCGTCGCCGAGGTCGCGGCCGCCGTCGAGATCTCCAAGCCGACCCTGTTCCGGTACTTCCCCACCAAGGAGGACCTGGTCCTCCACCGGTTCGCCGATCACGAGGACGAGGCCGCGCGCGTCGTCGCCGGGCGGGGCGCGGGCGTGACCCCGCTCGCCGCGCTGCGGGCGCACTTTCTCGACGGGCTCGAGCGGCGCGACCCGGTGACCGGGCTCAACGACCACCCCGCGGTGCTCGCCTTTCACCGGCTGCTCTACGGCACCCCGTCGCTGGTCGCGCGGGCGTACGGGTATCAGGAGCGGTCGGAGAAGATCCTGGCGGGCGCGCTCGGCGAGGGGGTCGGGGCGGCGCTCGGGGCCGGGCAGATCTTTGCCGTGCAGCGCGTTCTCGCCATGGAGAACTGGCGGCGGATCGCCGAGGGGGAGAGCGCCGACGCGGTGTGGCCGGATGCGGTGGAGGCTGCTGAGCTGGGGTTTCGGCAGTTGGAGCGGGGGCTCGGCGCAGGGGGTGGCGCATAGTGCTCGACGGCCGGATGATCCGCGTGCTCGCGT
The DNA window shown above is from Streptomyces sp. NBC_01445 and carries:
- a CDS encoding TetR/AcrR family transcriptional regulator; this translates as MSGETGGMGLRERKKRRMYQAISEAAIGLFLEKGFDKVSVAEVAAAVEISKPTLFRYFPTKEDLVLHRFADHEDEAARVVAGRGAGVTPLAALRAHFLDGLERRDPVTGLNDHPAVLAFHRLLYGTPSLVARAYGYQERSEKILAGALGEGVGAALGAGQIFAVQRVLAMENWRRIAEGESADAVWPDAVEAAELGFRQLERGLGAGGGA